In a single window of the Leptolyngbyaceae cyanobacterium genome:
- a CDS encoding dihydroorotase has product MSSIPCLFIRRANILLPNGEFLLGDVKICGGEIVEVAPNISDTPIRAEDREIDGVGLTLLPGVIDPQVHFREPGLEYKEDLFTASCACAKGGVTSFLEMPNTRPLTTTQANLDDKLRRAADKSLVNYGFFIGATPENLPDLLEAKPTPGIKIFMGSMHGSLLVDREDVLEAIFAKGDRLIAVHAEDQDRINQRRQEFAGIEDPAIHSQIQDNQAALNATQLALRLSKKYQRRLHILHMSTGEEAELLRQDKPSWVTAEVTPQHLVLNTDAYAKIGTLAQMNPPLRSHRDNEILWQALLDGVIDFIATDHAPHTLEEKAKGYPNTPSGMPGVETSLPIMLTQAMQGKCSVARVANWMSTAVAKAYKIPRKGAIAPGYDADLVLVDLNTYRPVLREELLTKCGWSPFEGWNLTGWPVVTVVGGKIVYERGKLHTDVRGKALSFDD; this is encoded by the coding sequence ATGTCTTCTATTCCTTGTCTGTTTATCCGGCGTGCAAACATTCTCTTACCGAATGGTGAATTCTTGTTGGGAGATGTCAAAATCTGCGGTGGCGAAATTGTGGAAGTCGCGCCCAACATATCAGATACTCCGATTCGCGCAGAAGATAGAGAAATTGACGGAGTTGGTTTGACTTTGTTGCCCGGAGTAATTGACCCGCAGGTACACTTTCGGGAACCGGGACTAGAATACAAAGAAGACTTATTTACCGCCAGTTGTGCTTGTGCTAAAGGTGGGGTGACTTCCTTTTTGGAAATGCCCAACACTCGTCCGCTGACTACAACTCAAGCAAATCTCGATGATAAGTTGAGACGAGCGGCTGATAAGTCCTTAGTTAATTATGGCTTTTTTATCGGCGCTACGCCAGAAAACCTGCCTGACTTGCTAGAGGCTAAACCTACTCCTGGGATTAAAATTTTCATGGGATCGATGCACGGGTCGTTGTTAGTCGATCGAGAAGATGTGTTGGAAGCTATATTTGCTAAGGGAGATAGATTAATCGCAGTTCATGCAGAAGATCAGGACAGGATTAATCAACGGCGGCAAGAATTTGCCGGAATCGAAGATCCGGCTATTCATTCTCAAATTCAAGATAATCAAGCGGCTTTAAATGCTACTCAATTAGCGCTGCGGTTGTCTAAAAAATATCAGCGCCGCTTGCATATTTTGCATATGTCTACTGGTGAAGAAGCAGAATTGTTGCGTCAGGATAAACCTAGTTGGGTAACGGCAGAAGTGACTCCGCAACATTTAGTTTTAAATACGGATGCTTATGCAAAAATTGGCACTTTAGCGCAAATGAATCCGCCTTTACGATCGCATCGCGATAATGAAATTTTGTGGCAAGCGCTATTAGATGGAGTAATTGATTTTATCGCTACCGATCACGCACCTCACACTTTAGAAGAAAAGGCCAAAGGTTATCCGAATACTCCTTCGGGAATGCCGGGAGTAGAAACATCTTTGCCAATTATGTTAACCCAAGCCATGCAAGGAAAGTGTTCGGTTGCTCGAGTTGCCAATTGGATGTCTACCGCTGTGGCAAAAGCTTATAAGATTCCTAGAAAAGGCGCGATCGCACCTGGTTATGATGCGGATTTAGTATTAGTAGATTTAAATACTTATCGTCCGGTTTTGCGAGAAGAATTATTAACTAAATGCGGTTGGAGTCCTTTTGAGGGATGGAATTTAACTGGATGGCCCGTGGTGACTGTGGTAGGCGGTAAAATTGTTTATGAAAGAGGTAAATTACATACTGATGTACGAGGAAAAGCTCTTAGTTTTGATGATTAG
- a CDS encoding response regulator — MAKILVVDDSSLSRRMLGNILKQAGHHIIEAADGMSAIELYFLERPDLVFLDLVMTGMTGEEVLEKLLSLDKKAQVIIATSDLQNLTQVAVRQAGANGFINKPFVAATVLEAVNAILQGGRSC; from the coding sequence ATGGCTAAAATCTTGGTTGTAGATGATTCCAGTTTATCTCGTCGAATGCTAGGTAACATTTTGAAACAAGCTGGGCATCATATTATTGAGGCAGCAGATGGAATGAGCGCGATCGAACTTTATTTTTTGGAGCGCCCCGATCTAGTTTTTTTAGACCTAGTAATGACTGGTATGACAGGAGAAGAAGTACTGGAAAAATTGCTTTCGCTAGATAAAAAAGCACAAGTAATTATCGCTACTTCCGACCTGCAAAATTTAACGCAAGTTGCCGTGAGGCAAGCAGGAGCGAACGGTTTTATTAATAAACCTTTTGTGGCTGCTACTGTTTTAGAGGCTGTAAATGCCATATTGCAAGGAGGTCGGTCGTGTTAA
- the tsaE gene encoding tRNA (adenosine(37)-N6)-threonylcarbamoyltransferase complex ATPase subunit type 1 TsaE, which translates to MKESKIISLPDAEATKSLGRTLGQSLLPGSVILLEGDLGAGKTTLVQGIGEGLGIIESIVSPTFTLINEYVEGRIPLYHFDLYRLSPEETTSLHPEDYWEGIEFPLGIVAIEWAERLSYKPTSFLQMQLIYSPDEGRQANLIPTGNFHLELTI; encoded by the coding sequence ATGAAAGAATCGAAAATAATTTCTCTTCCAGATGCAGAAGCTACCAAATCCCTTGGCCGAACATTAGGTCAATCTCTCCTACCAGGTAGCGTAATTTTATTAGAAGGAGATTTAGGTGCTGGCAAAACTACTTTAGTCCAAGGAATTGGGGAAGGACTAGGTATTATAGAATCAATTGTTAGCCCGACTTTTACTTTAATTAACGAGTATGTAGAAGGAAGAATTCCACTTTATCATTTCGATTTGTACCGTTTATCACCAGAAGAAACAACCAGTTTGCATCCAGAAGATTATTGGGAAGGAATAGAATTTCCTTTGGGAATCGTCGCTATTGAATGGGCAGAAAGATTATCCTATAAACCAACAAGTTTTTTACAAATGCAATTAATATATTCACCTGATGAAGGACGGCAAGCCAACCTAATTCCTACAGGTAACTTTCACCTAGAATTAACAATCTAG
- a CDS encoding gluconeogenesis factor YvcK family protein produces the protein MSISLFKHAFLVLSHESRSRTPDRVNRWFKWLAPGLLVKRWLLISAGGVLLTSLGLAIWTKLTPVNRLIQLTIDILEKITTYIPSYISGPLVVFVGVLLILLGHTRSLNAITEVLKPAGDEELIDMLLAHRRLNRGPKVVAIGGGTGLSTLLRGLKAYSANITAIVTVADDGGSSGRLRREIGVLPPGDIRNCLAALADEEKLLTELFQYRFRAGDGLMGHSFGNLFLTAMSDITGDLERAIAASSKVLAVRGRVLPATLTDVRLWAELDDGRCIEGESNITEAKGNIVKIGCIPENPPALPKALQAIEEADYIIIGPGSLYTSVIPNLLVPEIADAIAKRDVPRIYVCNIMTQPGETQGYTVADHIRAIDKACGGKQLFNAVLIQRKVPSANSLIRYAQEDSHPVFLDREAVGQLGRRIVLANVMDEDLNTALVRHNPKRLARVLLRWYSRAQG, from the coding sequence ATGTCAATCAGTTTATTTAAACACGCTTTTCTGGTTTTGTCTCATGAGTCACGTAGTAGAACTCCCGATCGGGTCAATAGATGGTTTAAGTGGTTGGCTCCTGGCTTATTAGTCAAACGCTGGCTGCTGATCAGCGCTGGTGGCGTTTTGCTGACCAGTTTGGGATTAGCAATTTGGACTAAGCTGACGCCAGTGAATCGATTGATTCAGTTAACCATTGATATTTTAGAAAAGATCACCACTTATATTCCCAGCTACATCAGCGGGCCATTGGTAGTATTTGTTGGCGTACTGTTGATTCTCTTGGGACATACCCGCAGCCTGAACGCGATTACCGAAGTACTTAAGCCAGCTGGGGATGAAGAACTGATCGATATGCTGCTGGCCCACCGCCGATTGAATCGCGGCCCGAAAGTAGTAGCCATTGGTGGCGGTACTGGTCTTTCTACATTACTGAGGGGTTTGAAGGCTTATAGCGCGAATATTACGGCGATCGTTACCGTCGCGGATGATGGGGGTTCTTCCGGACGTTTGCGACGAGAAATCGGCGTATTGCCACCAGGAGACATCCGCAATTGTTTGGCAGCGCTGGCAGATGAAGAAAAGTTATTGACGGAGTTGTTTCAGTATCGCTTTCGCGCCGGGGATGGCTTGATGGGTCACAGTTTCGGTAATCTGTTCCTGACGGCGATGAGCGATATCACTGGAGATTTGGAAAGAGCGATCGCAGCTAGTTCAAAAGTTTTGGCCGTGCGGGGACGAGTCCTACCAGCAACCTTAACAGATGTTCGTCTGTGGGCAGAACTAGATGACGGACGCTGCATAGAAGGAGAATCTAACATCACGGAAGCCAAAGGAAATATCGTCAAAATTGGCTGTATTCCCGAAAATCCTCCAGCTTTACCGAAAGCTTTGCAAGCGATCGAAGAAGCGGATTACATTATTATCGGCCCTGGCAGCTTGTACACCAGCGTCATTCCCAATTTATTAGTACCGGAAATTGCCGATGCGATCGCCAAACGAGATGTCCCCCGCATCTACGTCTGCAATATAATGACCCAACCGGGAGAAACTCAAGGATATACCGTAGCAGATCATATCCGCGCCATTGACAAAGCCTGCGGTGGTAAACAACTATTTAATGCGGTCTTAATTCAACGAAAAGTACCGTCAGCAAACTCTCTAATTCGTTACGCTCAAGAAGATTCCCATCCAGTTTTCTTAGATCGCGAAGCAGTCGGACAATTAGGGCGTCGTATCGTATTAGCAAACGTCATGGATGAAGATTTAAATACAGCTTTAGTACGCCATAATCCCAAACGATTAGCGCGAGTTCTTCTGCGGTGGTACAGTCGCGCTCAAGGATAG
- a CDS encoding aspartate aminotransferase family protein, whose protein sequence is MSIETLVENPSIPAESAPGMSGLFDRASFDDCVMTTYGRFPLALERGAGCRVWDTDGREYLDFVAGIATCTLGHAHPAMVEAVNRQIQTLHHVSNLYYIPVQGQLAKWLIDHSCADRVFFCNSGAEANEGAIKLARKYAHTVLGIKFPVILTAHASFHGRTLATITATGQPKYQQNFDPLMPGFHYVPYNDIEAVKNALGEIDKDEKQVCAILLEALQGEGGVRPGDREYFQQLRQICDEKGILLILDEVQVGMGRTGKYWGYENLGIEPDIFTSAKGLGGGIPIGATLCKKFCDVFQPGDHASTFGGNPFACGVALSVCQTLENEQILDNVQQRGEQLRAGLSAISSQYPNLIAEVRGWGLINGMELKADAELTSADVVKAAISEGLLLVPAGPKVVRFVPPLIVTAEEIDRALQIVKNAIGKLVA, encoded by the coding sequence GTGAGCATAGAAACTCTGGTTGAGAATCCCAGTATACCCGCAGAGTCCGCACCGGGAATGTCAGGGCTATTCGATCGCGCCAGCTTTGACGACTGCGTAATGACCACCTACGGGCGATTTCCCCTCGCTTTGGAACGGGGTGCAGGTTGTCGTGTTTGGGATACAGACGGACGCGAATATCTAGATTTTGTGGCGGGAATCGCTACTTGTACTCTGGGACACGCTCACCCAGCAATGGTAGAAGCAGTAAATCGGCAAATTCAAACGCTGCACCACGTTTCTAACCTTTATTACATTCCCGTCCAAGGACAATTGGCAAAATGGTTAATTGACCATTCTTGTGCCGATCGCGTATTTTTCTGCAACTCCGGCGCAGAAGCTAATGAAGGGGCAATCAAATTAGCTCGCAAATACGCCCATACGGTCTTGGGAATTAAGTTTCCGGTAATTTTGACGGCGCACGCCAGTTTTCACGGTCGCACCTTAGCGACGATTACAGCCACGGGTCAGCCCAAATACCAACAGAATTTCGACCCGTTAATGCCGGGATTTCATTACGTTCCTTATAACGATATCGAGGCGGTGAAAAATGCTCTAGGGGAAATAGACAAAGATGAAAAACAAGTCTGCGCGATCCTGCTAGAAGCTTTACAAGGAGAAGGCGGCGTTCGTCCCGGCGATCGAGAATATTTCCAACAATTGCGTCAAATCTGCGATGAAAAAGGCATTCTCCTGATTTTGGATGAAGTGCAAGTCGGCATGGGACGCACCGGCAAGTACTGGGGATATGAGAATCTGGGAATAGAACCGGATATTTTCACCAGCGCCAAAGGATTGGGTGGCGGTATTCCCATCGGCGCTACCCTGTGTAAAAAGTTCTGCGATGTTTTCCAACCGGGGGATCATGCTAGCACGTTTGGCGGAAATCCTTTTGCTTGTGGAGTGGCGCTTTCCGTTTGCCAAACTTTGGAAAATGAACAGATTTTAGATAACGTACAGCAGCGAGGCGAACAGTTAAGGGCTGGATTGAGCGCGATCTCATCCCAGTATCCTAACTTAATTGCCGAAGTGCGCGGTTGGGGTTTGATTAACGGGATGGAACTGAAAGCAGATGCAGAATTGACTTCTGCGGATGTGGTAAAAGCCGCTATTTCCGAAGGTTTACTGCTCGTTCCCGCCGGGCCAAAAGTAGTCCGCTTCGTGCCACCACTGATTGTCACTGCCGAAGAAATCGACCGAGCATTGCAAATCGTGAAAAATGCGATCGGCAAACTAGTCGCCTAA
- the ruvC gene encoding crossover junction endodeoxyribonuclease RuvC, with translation MERRILGLDPGLAVVGFGAIICHDKKNSSVEMLDFGVIKTSADTEMGERLRTIYEDFHTLIDQLQPDLVAIEKLFFYRMGNTIAVAQARGVLMLVLAQHKMPFLEYTPAQVKQALTGMGNADKYEVQQAVARELNLDVIPKPDDAADALAVALTAWFEQQIT, from the coding sequence ATGGAGCGGCGAATTTTGGGATTAGACCCTGGACTGGCAGTGGTAGGATTTGGCGCGATTATTTGCCACGACAAAAAAAATAGTTCTGTAGAAATGTTAGATTTTGGAGTAATAAAAACTTCAGCGGATACGGAGATGGGCGAACGACTCCGCACGATTTATGAAGATTTCCATACTTTGATCGACCAGTTACAACCGGATTTAGTGGCAATTGAAAAGCTATTTTTTTATCGGATGGGAAATACAATTGCCGTAGCCCAAGCACGGGGAGTGTTGATGCTGGTATTGGCTCAACACAAAATGCCATTTTTAGAATATACCCCAGCCCAAGTTAAACAAGCTTTAACTGGTATGGGTAATGCAGACAAATATGAGGTACAACAAGCAGTAGCAAGAGAATTAAATTTGGATGTAATTCCTAAACCAGACGATGCCGCCGATGCCTTGGCTGTAGCTTTAACTGCTTGGTTTGAGCAACAAATTACTTAA
- a CDS encoding PAS domain S-box protein, which translates to MNNFNRVLKQNKAMLQWLNDLAEQGIFITDRELNVHSWNHWLEIHSGLRAQEVMGRNLLELYPELTKRRLERFYDQALDGQIVLLSQRLHGYLLPLPSKIASSVLSNMLQSVRIAPLIENDRIIGTITVIEDVTERVAYEGELKHQIEALKQTESALLSTYSRLQHLLSSSPAVIYTRKFVEHKSITFVSKNVTGKLGYQPEDFIENATFWWEHIHPEDLEQVSTLTPKLFKTSSLILEYRFLHKNGSYRWLRDEMKLVLNLAGNVQEISGAWYDITDDKIAQEKIREQAALIDITTDAILVRDLNNQILFWNQSAEKLYGWTAAEAIDRNAHQLLQETPLPQLEKALSTIVEKGSWHGELHQITKSGKEVIVESRWTLMRDEREKPKSIMVINTDITEKKQLEAQFFRIQRIESIGNLSSGIAHDMNNILTPILASAQLLLKMEMPTERRQHLLAIVEDSAKRGASLIKQLLSFARGMEGKRTTININNLIAEIKQIIQETFPKYIESSINVTPNIALVSGDSTQLNQVLMNLCVNARDAMQKGGILKIYAENVYLDREFVRMNIGSQVGAYVAITIADTGTGIPAEIIDRIFEPFFTTKEVGKGTGFGLPTVLGIVKSHGGFLTVESQQGKGSTFKVYLPAVEQTETPVFSQAEYSSGKGELILAVDDEIYIQEINKTLLEKHGYRVLCASNGLEAVALYKQYQKEIAVVLLDMMMPCMDGLTAIRELQKINPSVKAIATSGLISKSAIDSAVNVGIKIFLAKPYSSEELLQTLREILG; encoded by the coding sequence ATGAATAACTTTAATCGGGTTTTAAAACAGAACAAAGCGATGCTGCAATGGTTGAATGACCTAGCAGAACAAGGTATCTTTATCACAGATAGAGAATTAAACGTTCATAGCTGGAACCATTGGCTGGAAATCCATAGCGGTTTACGCGCCCAGGAAGTAATGGGGCGGAATTTACTAGAATTATATCCGGAATTAACTAAGCGCCGATTAGAACGTTTTTACGATCAGGCATTGGATGGTCAAATAGTGTTACTATCTCAACGCTTACACGGTTATCTACTTCCCCTGCCATCGAAAATTGCTAGTAGCGTGTTATCAAATATGTTACAGAGCGTGCGAATTGCACCACTGATCGAAAACGATCGCATTATCGGTACGATCACCGTCATAGAAGACGTTACCGAACGGGTAGCATATGAAGGAGAATTAAAACACCAAATCGAAGCACTCAAACAAACAGAGTCAGCATTACTATCTACTTACTCGCGACTGCAACATTTACTTTCATCCAGCCCAGCAGTAATTTATACTCGTAAGTTTGTCGAACATAAAAGTATTACTTTTGTCAGTAAAAACGTTACTGGTAAATTAGGATATCAGCCTGAAGATTTTATTGAAAATGCTACATTTTGGTGGGAACACATTCATCCTGAAGATTTGGAACAAGTGTCAACCCTTACACCGAAACTTTTTAAAACCTCTTCTCTAATATTAGAATATCGATTTCTGCACAAAAATGGCTCTTACCGATGGTTGCGAGATGAAATGAAACTGGTGCTGAATTTAGCAGGAAACGTACAGGAAATTTCGGGTGCTTGGTACGATATTACCGATGATAAAATAGCTCAAGAAAAAATCCGAGAGCAAGCTGCCTTAATCGATATTACTACAGATGCAATTTTAGTCCGAGATTTAAATAATCAAATATTATTTTGGAATCAAAGCGCTGAAAAACTTTATGGTTGGACAGCGGCAGAGGCAATAGATAGAAATGCTCATCAACTTTTACAGGAAACTCCGTTACCTCAACTGGAAAAAGCACTTTCAACTATTGTCGAAAAAGGTTCTTGGCATGGAGAATTACATCAAATTACCAAAAGTGGGAAGGAAGTAATCGTCGAAAGCCGTTGGACTCTCATGCGAGATGAGAGAGAAAAGCCAAAATCAATCATGGTGATTAATACCGATATTACGGAAAAAAAACAATTAGAAGCACAATTTTTCCGGATACAAAGAATCGAAAGTATCGGCAATTTATCTAGCGGTATTGCCCATGATATGAACAATATTTTAACGCCGATTTTGGCATCTGCTCAACTGTTGCTTAAGATGGAAATGCCTACCGAACGCAGGCAGCATTTGCTCGCTATAGTAGAAGATAGTGCGAAGCGGGGAGCGAGTCTGATCAAACAATTGCTATCTTTTGCGCGAGGTATGGAAGGAAAGCGCACGACTATTAACATTAATAATTTAATTGCTGAAATTAAACAAATTATTCAAGAAACTTTTCCCAAATATATTGAATCATCAATCAACGTTACACCAAATATTGCCTTAGTTTCTGGTGATTCAACTCAACTCAATCAGGTTTTAATGAACCTTTGCGTTAATGCTCGCGATGCTATGCAGAAGGGAGGAATTTTAAAGATTTATGCGGAAAATGTTTATCTCGATCGAGAATTCGTCAGAATGAATATTGGTTCTCAAGTCGGTGCATATGTTGCGATTACTATTGCCGATACGGGAACGGGGATTCCGGCTGAAATAATCGATAGAATTTTTGAGCCGTTTTTTACTACTAAGGAAGTTGGTAAAGGTACTGGATTCGGTCTTCCTACTGTTCTTGGGATCGTGAAAAGTCATGGTGGTTTTTTAACAGTGGAGAGCCAACAAGGAAAAGGTTCAACATTTAAGGTTTACTTACCAGCCGTAGAACAAACTGAAACTCCCGTATTTAGCCAAGCAGAATATAGTTCGGGAAAAGGAGAGTTAATTTTAGCAGTTGATGACGAAATTTATATTCAAGAAATTAATAAAACTTTGCTAGAAAAGCACGGTTATCGGGTTTTGTGTGCTAGTAATGGCTTGGAAGCAGTAGCTTTATACAAGCAGTATCAAAAAGAGATTGCTGTGGTGCTGTTAGATATGATGATGCCTTGTATGGATGGTTTAACGGCGATTCGAGAATTGCAAAAAATTAATCCATCAGTTAAGGCGATCGCGACTAGTGGATTGATTTCTAAATCCGCGATCGATTCGGCTGTTAATGTGGGGATCAAAATTTTTTTGGCTAAGCCTTATAGCAGCGAAGAATTGTTGCAAACTTTGCGGGAAATATTAGGTTGA
- the lepB gene encoding signal peptidase I, whose amino-acid sequence MTRLQDQPPNKNQQNASENSWLEGLKTIGLSVVLALGIRTFVAEARYIPSGSMLPTLQINDRLIVDKISYHFQSPGRGDIVVFSPTDTLKQQNFKDAFIKRIIGIPGDKVEVKDGKVYVNNQPLPENYIEEAPDYQYGPVTVPSDSYLVLGDNRNNSYDSHYWGFVPRDRIIGKAVVRFWPINRMGEITPEPAYSK is encoded by the coding sequence ATGACTCGCTTGCAGGATCAACCACCTAATAAAAATCAGCAAAACGCATCTGAAAATTCCTGGTTAGAAGGACTGAAAACCATTGGTTTAAGTGTCGTTTTGGCGTTAGGGATTCGCACTTTTGTAGCGGAAGCTCGTTATATACCGTCCGGTTCTATGCTTCCCACCCTCCAGATTAACGATCGCTTAATCGTTGACAAGATCAGCTATCATTTCCAATCCCCTGGCAGAGGAGACATCGTAGTATTTTCACCTACCGATACTCTCAAGCAGCAAAACTTCAAAGACGCCTTCATCAAGCGGATCATCGGGATACCCGGGGACAAGGTAGAAGTAAAAGACGGAAAAGTTTACGTCAATAATCAACCCTTACCAGAAAATTATATAGAAGAAGCTCCAGATTATCAGTATGGGCCAGTAACCGTACCGTCCGACTCGTATTTAGTATTAGGTGATAACCGCAATAATAGCTACGATAGCCATTACTGGGGCTTCGTGCCGCGCGATCGCATTATCGGTAAAGCGGTAGTTCGCTTCTGGCCCATCAACCGGATGGGAGAAATTACTCCCGAACCCGCTTATTCTAAGTGA
- a CDS encoding cation:proton antiporter — protein sequence MVISFNAANTAHQEDVAELAIVLIVLLLVATGVALLSRRFRVPYVTGLVFAGLAIAELLPRRIGLDPSLILNLFLPILLFEAAINTDISRLRSTVKPISLLAGPGVVISFGITALLLRLGLGLPWIPALLVGVILAITDTVSVIAVFKEVSVPSRLSTIVEGESLFNDGVALVLFGLILKIHSSGSLTFLDGLQELFTVIVGGTLIGLALGYLSTGLFVRSDDPLSSILLTVAVALGSFQVGHFFGVSGVVAVVVSGLIVGNKGLSRQVSASSKVTLLSFWEYAGFGVNTFIFLLIGLEIDLITLWKTLPAVILAILAYQVGRFISVYPLLAGVSRFDRPIPLRWQHVLFLGNIKGSLSMALALSLPSSIPGREGLIALVFGTVLLSLTGQGLSLPWLVKRLNLSQFSEFRQQSEELQAQLMTAKAAQDELDSLLKAGVLPKSVYEEMRSSYQVRVAAAEKALRDLYNRRPEDFASSSSDRIKLDAIRRRLLLAEKGALNEALRKRILSEEIVKSRIQAIDEQLLKLEDD from the coding sequence ATGGTAATCAGTTTTAATGCAGCCAACACAGCGCATCAAGAAGACGTTGCAGAATTAGCGATCGTCTTAATCGTTTTGCTATTGGTTGCTACGGGAGTGGCTTTGCTATCCCGTCGATTTCGCGTTCCTTACGTGACTGGTTTAGTCTTTGCAGGATTAGCGATCGCCGAGCTATTACCGCGTCGGATCGGTTTAGATCCGTCCTTAATTTTAAATCTGTTTTTGCCAATTTTGTTGTTTGAGGCAGCAATCAATACCGATATCAGCCGCCTACGCAGCACGGTTAAACCGATTTCCCTGTTAGCTGGGCCAGGAGTGGTTATTTCGTTTGGTATAACTGCGCTACTGTTGAGATTAGGGTTAGGTTTGCCTTGGATACCAGCATTGTTAGTCGGCGTAATTTTAGCAATTACCGATACTGTTTCAGTGATTGCGGTATTTAAAGAAGTGTCTGTACCGTCGCGACTTTCCACAATTGTGGAAGGGGAAAGTTTATTTAATGATGGTGTAGCATTGGTTTTATTTGGCTTAATTTTAAAAATTCATTCTAGCGGTTCGTTAACTTTTTTAGATGGGCTACAAGAACTTTTTACAGTGATTGTGGGCGGTACTTTAATCGGTTTGGCTTTGGGTTATTTAAGTACGGGTTTGTTCGTGCGATCGGACGATCCCCTCAGTAGTATTTTATTGACGGTAGCAGTAGCATTAGGAAGTTTTCAAGTCGGGCATTTTTTTGGTGTGTCCGGCGTAGTGGCAGTAGTAGTATCAGGTTTAATTGTTGGCAATAAAGGGCTGTCTCGTCAGGTTTCCGCTTCTAGTAAAGTAACGTTATTAAGTTTTTGGGAATATGCGGGTTTTGGTGTTAATACATTTATTTTTTTGCTGATCGGTTTAGAAATCGATCTGATTACTTTATGGAAAACTTTACCAGCCGTTATATTAGCGATTTTGGCTTATCAAGTAGGGCGATTTATTTCCGTTTATCCATTATTGGCTGGGGTAAGTCGATTCGATCGACCAATTCCGTTACGCTGGCAGCACGTTTTATTTTTGGGTAATATCAAAGGTTCGCTTTCGATGGCACTTGCCCTTAGTTTACCCAGTTCGATACCGGGTCGAGAAGGGTTAATTGCTTTAGTATTCGGTACGGTGTTGTTATCTTTGACGGGTCAAGGTTTGAGTTTGCCTTGGTTGGTGAAAAGGTTGAATTTGAGCCAGTTTTCTGAGTTTCGTCAACAAAGTGAAGAGTTACAAGCGCAGTTGATGACGGCGAAGGCGGCGCAAGACGAATTGGATAGTTTATTGAAGGCGGGGGTGTTACCAAAATCGGTGTATGAGGAAATGCGATCGAGTTATCAAGTCAGGGTAGCGGCGGCAGAAAAAGCATTGCGGGATCTTTATAACCGTCGTCCGGAAGATTTTGCTAGCAGCAGTAGCGATCGCATAAAATTGGATGCCATACGGCGGCGTTTGCTTTTAGCAGAAAAAGGCGCGTTGAATGAAGCGTTGCGAAAACGAATTCTCTCGGAAGAAATTGTCAAAAGTAGAATCCAGGCAATAGACGAACAACTTTTGAAATTAGAAGATGATTAG